Proteins from one Microcaecilia unicolor chromosome 2, aMicUni1.1, whole genome shotgun sequence genomic window:
- the HS3ST1 gene encoding heparan sulfate glucosamine 3-O-sulfotransferase 1, which yields MAAFLLGAVLLFVQPHLVPSKPTSFSKASATAQSADREHLSNSLKNDIQENAHPNGTRQHLPHAIIIGVRKGGTRALLEMLSLHPDVAVADSEVHFFDWEDQYRKGLQWYVNKMPFSNPHQLTVEKTPAYFTSPKVPERVFNMNESIRLLLILRDPIERVLSDYTQVFYNHKQKNKVYPPVEELLLKNGEINVNYKAINRSLYHFFMQSWLQFFPLNRIHIVDGDRLISDPFPEMEKVERFLKLSPQINASNFYFNKTKGFYCLRDGSRDRCLHESKGRAHPPVNSYLLDKLHDYFHEPNKKFFELVGRTFDWH from the coding sequence ATGGCAGCATTTCTGTTAGGAGCAGTCTTGCTCTTTGTTCAACCTCATCTAGTGCCTTCTAAACCAACCTCCTTCTCTAAAGCCAGTGCCACTGCTCAGTCTGCTGACAGAGAGCATTTATCAAACTCTTTGAAGAATGACATACAAGAAAATGCTCACCCTAATGGAACTAGGCAGCATCTGCCACATGCAATCATTATTGGAGTAAGAAAGGGTGGAACAAGAGCCTTGCTAGAGATGCTTAGCCTCCACCCTGATGTTGCAGTGGCAGACAGCGAAGTccatttctttgactgggaggaTCAATACAGAAAAGGTTTACAGTGGTATGTAAATAAAATGCCGTTCTCAAACCCTCACCAGCTCACAGTGGAAAAAACTCCAGCATATTTTACATCACCCAAAGTGCCTGAGAGAGTTTTTAACATGAATGAATCAATCAGACTGCTGCTTATTCTGAGAGACCCAATTGAAAGAGTACTGTCTGATTACACCCAAGTGTTCTACAATCATAAGCAGAAAAATAAAGTGTATCCACCTGTCGAAGAACTCCTGCTGAAGAACGGTGAAATTAACGTGAACTACAAAGCAATAAACAGAAGTCTGTACCACTTTTTCATGCAAAGCTGGTTACAGTTTTTCCCACTCAATCGTATCCACATTGTGGATGGGGATAGATTAATCAGTGATCCCTTCCCAGAAATGGAAAAGGTAGAGAGGTTTTTAAAGCTATCGCCTCAAATTAACGCATCAAACTTTTACTTCAACAAAACAAAAGGATTTTATTGCCTGAGGGATGGTAGTAGGGATCGCTGTTTACATGAATCGAAAGGAAGAGCTCACCCTCCAGTAAATTCCTATT